The following proteins are co-located in the Carettochelys insculpta isolate YL-2023 chromosome 33, ASM3395843v1, whole genome shotgun sequence genome:
- the LOC142005147 gene encoding C-signal-like: MAGLNLRSVLVTGANQGIGLELIKQLLGNSNPPEWVFATCQDPAGEQMQELRKLEAKHPNLVIIALDVTDPASIKAAAARVEKHLKGSGLNLLINNAGIVKLNTLESETPEDMALVYATNVTGPLLVSQAFLPLLKQAAQGSPQTGLSCSKAAIVNMSSEAGSIRNLYLWHLGQVISYRCSKAALNMLTKCQALGYGGDGILSVAVHPGWVQTDMGNSDSIQAPVTVEASVRGMLHVLSTLCEKDNGGFVNWEGKVLPW, from the exons ATGGCTGGTTTAAATCTCCGCAGTGTTCTGGTGACAGGGGCCAATCAAGGAATCGGCCTGGAACTCATCAAGCAGCTTCTGGGGAACTCCAACCCaccagagtgggtctttgccacctgcCAGGACCCAGCAGGGGAGCAAATGCAG GAATTGCGGAAGCTGGAGGCCAAACATCCGAACCTGGTGATCATTGCGCTGG ATGTCACAGACCCAGCCAGCATCAAGGCGGCGGCAGCCAGAGTTGAGAAACACCTGAAAGGCTCCGGGCTTAATCTGCTGATAAACAACGCTGGGATAGTGAAGTTGAACACACTGGAGTCAGAGACACCagaggacatggccctggtgtacgCGACCAACGTGACGGGGCCCTTGCTGGTGAGCCAG gccttcctgcccttgctgaagcaggctgcccagggaagcccccagacagggctgagctgcagcaaggcggccatcGTCAACATGTCCAGCGAGGCTGGCTCCATCCGGAATCTCTACCTCTGGCATCTGGGACAAgtcatctcctatcgctgcagcaag gctgctctgaacatgctcaccaagtgccaggccttggggtatggtggagacgggatcctgagtgtcgctgtccatcctggctgggtgcagacagacatggggaaTTCTGACTCCATCCAG gccccagtgacggtggaggcgagtgtcagagggatgctgcacgtgctctccacactctgcgagaaggacaatggaggctttgtgaactgggaagggaaagttcttccttggtga